One genomic region from Haloferax litoreum encodes:
- a CDS encoding dipeptide ABC transporter ATP-binding protein, whose translation MSTHATTTDREADDGPLLDVRGLRTEFRTDEGPIVASNEVSFSLDRGETMGLVGESGAGKSVTARSVMRLIDSPGEITGGQVVFDGEDLLQKTDAEMRDIRGNRIAMIPQDPMSSLNPVMTVGQQITETIRRHQDVSKDRARELAIESMDEVGIPDAAERIDDYPHEFSGGMRQRVLVAIGFSCEPDLIIADEPTTALDVTTQAKILDLLNEMQEREGTAVLMITHNLGVVAQTCDHVGVMYAGNLVETAELDDLFERPRHPYTRALIDSIPEVDTDYDELPTLDGAMPDLGNLPSGCNFAPRCPNATEACRSGGDPALESVGDSSSRAACIHADDLDLSESTVPEAGAGRREIDRSGDPLFEVRNLKKYFSAGEGIFGNVHLSFDGGGLPTIERRYVKAVDDVSFDVYPGETVGLVGESGCGKSTVARTALRLLEPTEGEVYFEGQPLHELGSSEVRSLRREMQMIFQDPQSSLNPRKTVGQIIGRAMEKHGIATGEEKRERVGDLLVRVGLSRGAASKYPHEFSGGQQQRVAIAHALAVEPKLIVCDEPVSALDVSVQAQILNLLNEIQAEENISYLFISHNIGVIRHICDRVAVMYLGKIAEFGGIDEVFSPPFHPYTESLLSAVPHANPNRQTDRILLEGSVPSPINPPSGCPFQTRCPKKIGDVCEQERPELEAMEDTDHYISCHLSEAEMSERDSFITPLKRAETNTADSD comes from the coding sequence ATGAGCACGCACGCAACGACGACAGACCGCGAGGCCGACGACGGCCCACTCCTCGACGTGCGCGGACTCAGAACCGAGTTCCGCACCGACGAGGGGCCAATCGTCGCCTCCAACGAGGTATCGTTCTCGCTCGACCGCGGTGAGACCATGGGTCTCGTCGGTGAGTCTGGCGCAGGGAAGTCCGTCACGGCGCGTTCCGTCATGCGTCTCATCGACTCGCCGGGCGAAATCACCGGTGGACAGGTCGTCTTCGACGGCGAAGACCTGCTTCAGAAGACGGACGCCGAGATGCGCGACATCCGCGGCAACCGCATCGCGATGATTCCGCAGGACCCGATGTCGTCGCTCAACCCGGTGATGACCGTCGGCCAGCAAATCACCGAGACGATTCGTCGCCACCAGGATGTCTCGAAAGACCGGGCGCGCGAACTCGCCATCGAGTCGATGGACGAAGTCGGCATCCCGGACGCCGCCGAACGCATCGACGACTACCCGCACGAGTTCTCCGGTGGCATGCGCCAACGCGTGCTCGTCGCCATCGGGTTCTCGTGCGAACCGGACCTCATCATCGCGGACGAACCGACCACCGCGCTCGACGTGACGACGCAGGCGAAAATTCTCGACCTGCTCAACGAGATGCAAGAGCGCGAAGGAACGGCAGTCCTGATGATTACGCACAACCTCGGCGTCGTCGCACAGACGTGTGACCACGTCGGCGTGATGTACGCCGGGAACCTCGTCGAGACGGCCGAACTCGATGACCTGTTCGAGCGTCCGCGACACCCCTACACGCGTGCGCTCATCGACTCCATCCCGGAGGTCGACACCGACTACGACGAACTGCCGACGCTCGACGGCGCGATGCCTGACCTCGGGAACCTCCCGAGTGGGTGTAACTTCGCACCCCGCTGTCCGAACGCCACCGAGGCGTGTCGGTCTGGCGGCGACCCAGCGCTCGAAAGCGTGGGCGATTCCTCGTCGCGCGCGGCGTGTATCCACGCCGACGACCTCGACCTCTCGGAGAGTACGGTCCCCGAAGCGGGGGCCGGACGGAGGGAGATAGACCGCAGCGGCGACCCACTGTTCGAGGTCCGCAACCTGAAGAAGTACTTCAGCGCGGGCGAGGGCATCTTCGGAAACGTCCACCTGTCGTTCGACGGTGGTGGCCTGCCGACGATAGAACGCCGGTACGTCAAGGCTGTCGACGACGTGAGTTTCGACGTGTACCCCGGAGAGACCGTCGGACTCGTCGGTGAGTCCGGGTGTGGAAAGTCCACCGTGGCCCGCACCGCACTTCGTCTCCTCGAACCCACCGAGGGTGAAGTCTACTTCGAGGGACAACCGCTGCACGAACTCGGTTCCTCGGAGGTTCGGAGTCTGCGCCGCGAGATGCAGATGATTTTCCAGGACCCGCAGAGTTCGCTCAATCCGCGGAAGACGGTCGGCCAAATCATCGGTCGCGCGATGGAGAAACACGGCATCGCGACGGGCGAAGAGAAGCGCGAACGGGTGGGCGACCTGCTGGTCCGCGTCGGTCTCTCGCGGGGGGCGGCGAGTAAGTACCCACACGAGTTCTCCGGCGGGCAGCAACAACGCGTCGCTATCGCGCACGCCCTCGCCGTCGAACCGAAACTCATCGTGTGTGACGAACCGGTCTCGGCACTCGACGTGAGTGTCCAAGCGCAGATTCTCAACCTGCTCAACGAGATTCAGGCCGAAGAGAACATCTCGTACCTGTTCATCTCGCACAACATCGGCGTTATCCGGCACATCTGTGACCGCGTGGCGGTGATGTACCTCGGGAAGATTGCGGAGTTCGGAGGCATCGACGAGGTGTTCTCACCGCCGTTCCACCCCTACACCGAGAGTCTGCTGTCGGCGGTTCCACACGCGAACCCGAACCGCCAGACCGATCGCATCCTCCTCGAAGGGAGTGTTCCGAGTCCCATCAACCCGCCGTCGGGATGTCCGTTCCAGACACGCTGTCCGAAGAAGATTGGCGACGTCTGCGAGCAGGAACGACCCGAACTGGAAGCGATGGAAGACACGGACCACTACATCTCGTGTCACCTCTCGGAAGCGGAGATGAGCGAACGCGACTCGTTCATCACCCCGTTGAAACGGGCCGAGACTAACACGGCAGACTCGGACTGA